A genomic stretch from Bacteroidales bacterium includes:
- the hemW gene encoding radical SAM family heme chaperone HemW: MKDLIEENHLYVHVPFCRKRCRYCDFYSTVGVNLFEEYKEAIFKEIDLVFKNEHFSTIYFGGGTPSILPLNVLEQIVKKIYTTSKISEDAEITLEANPDDVTEGRVQAWKNMGINRISLGVQSFIDRELRWLGRTHTVKQNFLSLEIVMKYFQNVSIDLILHLPISTLNEIEFNIECIKQFDISHVSVYGLTVEKGTSLARALKNKEFTLIDEEMQRKELIYVHSVLTSMGFERYEVSNFAKNGMFSKHNLAYWLGHPYIGLGPSAHSYRYPIRRANVSHLLRYIRNLRTNQPWYEEDVLTSDKHWIEMLMLRLRTKEGLKKKEVIDTFGMNQWDRLIYIIETKKLGDYFYVLDDRISFTDEGVLVMDSLLLEFVF, encoded by the coding sequence ATGAAAGACCTTATTGAAGAAAATCACTTATACGTACACGTTCCATTTTGTCGAAAAAGATGTCGCTATTGCGATTTTTATTCTACGGTGGGTGTAAACCTTTTTGAAGAATACAAAGAAGCTATTTTTAAAGAAATTGATTTAGTTTTTAAAAATGAACATTTTTCGACGATATATTTTGGAGGAGGTACACCGTCGATATTGCCTTTAAATGTACTAGAGCAAATAGTAAAGAAAATATACACCACCTCGAAGATTTCAGAAGATGCTGAAATTACTTTAGAAGCAAATCCAGATGATGTCACAGAAGGACGAGTACAAGCCTGGAAAAACATGGGAATTAATCGAATTAGCTTGGGAGTGCAGTCTTTTATAGATCGTGAATTGCGGTGGCTAGGCAGGACGCACACTGTCAAGCAAAATTTCCTTTCGTTGGAGATCGTAATGAAATATTTTCAGAATGTTTCAATTGATTTGATCTTACATTTACCTATATCGACACTCAATGAAATAGAATTCAACATTGAGTGCATTAAGCAATTCGACATATCGCATGTCAGTGTATACGGTTTAACGGTTGAAAAGGGAACTTCCCTTGCTAGAGCATTGAAAAACAAAGAATTCACTCTAATTGATGAAGAAATGCAGAGAAAGGAATTAATATACGTGCACAGTGTACTAACTTCAATGGGCTTTGAAAGGTACGAAGTCAGCAATTTTGCCAAGAATGGTATGTTTTCGAAACATAATTTGGCTTATTGGCTTGGGCATCCATATATAGGGTTAGGTCCTTCCGCCCATTCTTATCGTTACCCTATTAGAAGAGCAAATGTAAGTCATCTACTCCGTTATATAAGAAATTTGAGAACCAATCAACCGTGGTACGAAGAGGATGTGCTAACTTCGGATAAGCACTGGATTGAGATGTTAATGCTTAGATTAAGAACGAAAGAAGGCCTAAAAAAGAAAGAAGTAATTGATACTTTTGGTATGAATCAGTGGGATAGATTGATATATATCATAGAAACAAAAAAATTGGGTGACTATTTTTATGTATTGGATGATAGAATATCCTTCACAGACGAAGGAGTTTTGGTAATGGACAGTTTGTTACTCGAATTTGTTTTTTAA
- a CDS encoding thiamine pyrophosphate-dependent enzyme — protein MSEVTLEAWKDIIKPENLVYRRTPVMTDKVLSYCPGCGHGVVHRVLSEVIEEMGIQDKTIGVAPVGCSVLAYDFLDIDMQQAAHGRAAAVATAISRLWPDRFVFSYQGDGDLGAIGGNETLHACNRGENILFIFINNGIYGMTGGQMAPTTLLNARTSTSPYGREVNIHGFPLKLSELVAQLPGTYYVTRHAVHKPAHVRRLKKAIRQAFENIRNKKGTSFIEIVSNCNSGWKMTPVQAIKWLEENMLSFYPLGDIKVNGELVRQI, from the coding sequence ATGTCAGAAGTTACATTGGAAGCATGGAAAGATATTATAAAGCCTGAAAATTTGGTTTACAGGCGAACCCCAGTAATGACCGATAAAGTTCTGTCTTATTGTCCTGGATGTGGCCATGGGGTTGTTCATCGAGTGCTATCTGAAGTAATAGAAGAAATGGGCATACAAGATAAGACCATTGGTGTTGCTCCCGTAGGTTGCTCAGTGTTAGCTTATGATTTTTTGGACATTGATATGCAACAGGCAGCTCATGGACGTGCTGCAGCTGTTGCTACTGCCATTAGTAGATTGTGGCCAGACAGGTTTGTTTTCAGCTATCAAGGTGACGGCGACCTCGGTGCAATAGGTGGTAACGAGACATTACATGCTTGTAATCGCGGTGAAAACATTCTATTTATCTTTATTAACAATGGCATTTACGGAATGACAGGTGGACAGATGGCACCCACAACACTTTTAAATGCAAGAACAAGTACTTCCCCTTATGGACGTGAAGTTAACATTCATGGTTTTCCTTTAAAGTTAAGCGAGCTTGTAGCTCAATTGCCTGGCACTTATTATGTGACAAGGCATGCTGTTCATAAACCAGCTCATGTGAGGAGGCTAAAAAAAGCCATACGTCAGGCTTTTGAAAATATCAGAAATAAGAAGGGTACTTCATTTATTGAAATTGTCTCTAACTGTAATTCTGGATGGAAGATGACTCCAGTGCAGGCAATTAAGTGGCTTGAAGAAAACATGTTATCCTTTTATCCATTGGGTGATATCAAAGTCAACGGAGAATTGGTTCGTCAAATTTAA
- a CDS encoding 4Fe-4S binding protein, whose translation MAKVKGAIVIDKDRCKGCEICTTACPMNVIKMSTQVNIKGYFYAEPYQDTCIGCMNCAIVCPDGVITVYAKKIE comes from the coding sequence ATGGCTAAGGTTAAAGGAGCAATTGTAATTGATAAAGATAGGTGCAAAGGGTGTGAAATTTGTACTACCGCTTGTCCTATGAATGTAATTAAGATGTCGACACAAGTGAACATTAAAGGCTATTTTTATGCTGAGCCTTATCAGGATACTTGTATTGGTTGTATGAATTGTGCAATCGTTTGTCCTGATGGGGTTATCACAGTGTATGCAAAGAAAATAGAATAA
- a CDS encoding alkaline phosphatase — MSATRRILIFHAIAIKVFFSSFSQSCIPRNIIIMIGDGMGFEQYKATQYFFDKDSISLFNLFEIKAAAHTGNHGVDYDPARAWVDKNYLMSAFTESSAAATAISTGYLTLQGMLGLTPDSIPVLHLAELAYRLNKSSGVVTSVPFTHATPAGFAIHHPNRKSYTNIAYEMLLHSPLQLIMGTGHPFYDNDGKLKNTPSWTYIDSSLWNFFFALKNKNIIYNGASYYFSKEWLGTDNILVLDSAIRYKAKLKKLVYIPPIFESLSYNRTGISKQPYDIPFPEGIPTLDRLSTLALRFLSQDPDGFFLMIEGGAIDWAGHDNNLSRLIEETREFFKAVRTVIHWIDSTNSWSNTLLIVMADHETGLLCNEFEINEGFKPVQHSGYHIMPKAKFLSSDHTNQLVPFFAKGCGSQLFASYLKKNDPRRGVYLHISHVSHAVKQLWGNSVFVYPTEVTACKNEPITFYASIPCPNAKITWYVNTKPTSCQNYSCSFKFKKNAQIICSVECNDQKITSNIVHVKIR, encoded by the coding sequence ATGAGTGCAACTCGTAGAATTTTAATATTTCATGCTATTGCAATAAAAGTGTTTTTTTCAAGCTTTTCTCAATCATGTATACCACGCAATATTATCATCATGATTGGCGACGGAATGGGATTTGAACAATATAAAGCGACACAATACTTTTTTGACAAGGACAGCATTTCGTTATTTAATCTATTTGAAATCAAAGCAGCAGCTCATACCGGCAACCATGGAGTGGACTACGATCCTGCTCGCGCATGGGTTGATAAAAATTACCTCATGTCAGCTTTTACTGAATCGTCGGCAGCTGCTACAGCTATTTCAACTGGTTATCTCACTTTACAAGGAATGCTTGGCTTAACCCCTGATAGTATCCCTGTTTTACACTTAGCTGAATTAGCATATCGCCTTAATAAATCAAGTGGTGTTGTTACTTCTGTTCCATTCACTCACGCTACACCTGCTGGGTTTGCTATACATCACCCCAACCGAAAATCTTATACCAACATTGCGTACGAGATGTTACTTCATTCACCACTCCAACTTATTATGGGTACCGGACATCCATTTTACGATAACGACGGCAAATTAAAAAATACACCCTCTTGGACTTACATCGATTCCTCTTTGTGGAATTTTTTCTTTGCCTTAAAAAATAAAAATATTATCTATAACGGTGCTTCGTATTATTTCTCCAAAGAATGGCTTGGAACAGATAACATTTTAGTTTTAGACTCTGCCATCCGATACAAAGCTAAGCTTAAAAAGCTTGTTTACATACCACCTATTTTTGAATCTTTGTCTTATAACCGAACAGGTATTTCAAAACAACCTTACGACATTCCATTTCCTGAAGGTATACCTACCCTTGATCGACTGAGTACTCTTGCACTTCGTTTTCTTTCACAAGATCCAGACGGTTTCTTCTTGATGATTGAAGGAGGTGCTATTGATTGGGCAGGTCACGACAACAACTTGTCCCGTCTTATTGAAGAAACGAGAGAATTTTTCAAGGCTGTCAGGACCGTCATACATTGGATCGACAGTACGAATTCATGGAGCAACACGTTATTAATTGTCATGGCAGATCATGAAACGGGGTTGTTATGCAACGAATTTGAAATTAACGAAGGATTTAAGCCCGTTCAGCATTCAGGTTATCATATCATGCCAAAAGCAAAATTTCTTTCAAGTGATCACACCAATCAATTGGTCCCATTTTTCGCCAAAGGTTGTGGATCGCAATTATTTGCATCATATCTGAAAAAAAATGATCCTCGTAGGGGTGTTTATCTTCACATTTCACATGTCTCTCATGCAGTGAAACAACTTTGGGGAAATTCCGTATTTGTTTATCCAACTGAAGTAACAGCTTGCAAAAACGAACCTATCACATTTTACGCTTCTATCCCCTGCCCTAATGCTAAAATTACATGGTATGTAAATACTAAACCTACTTCCTGTCAAAATTACTCGTGTTCATTCAAATTTAAGAAAAACGCTCAAATTATTTGTAGCGTAGAATGTAATGACCAAAAAATAACCTCTAACATAGTTCACGTTAAAATCAGGTAA
- a CDS encoding 3-methyl-2-oxobutanoate dehydrogenase subunit VorB: MGEIQLMKGNEAFAEAAIRAGTDGYFGYPITPQSEVIEYLMAAKPWETTGMVVMQAESEIASINMLYGGAGAGKKVMTSSSSPGISLMMEGISYMAGAELPCVILNIVRGGPGLGTIQPSQSDYFQATKGGGHGDYRMFVLAPASVQEMADFVPLGFDIAFKYRNPVMILSDGVIGQMMEKVELFDPIPRRTEEEIIKQCPWATTGKTPDRQRNIITSLDLDPARQEKHVLKLKAKYEKMQEDVRYEEIEVEDAQYLLIAYGSSARVCLKAVKLLRNEGYKVGLFRLITLFPFPYKRIEELSHQTRGMMAVEMSLGQMVEDVMLAVGKDQKVIHYGRVGGIVPNPIEIANAMKTQIIGG, translated from the coding sequence ATGGGTGAAATTCAATTAATGAAAGGTAACGAGGCATTTGCTGAAGCAGCCATTCGAGCAGGAACGGATGGTTATTTCGGCTATCCTATTACACCTCAGTCAGAAGTAATTGAATATCTCATGGCAGCAAAACCATGGGAAACGACGGGTATGGTTGTTATGCAAGCAGAAAGTGAAATAGCTTCTATCAATATGTTGTACGGTGGTGCTGGTGCTGGTAAAAAAGTAATGACTTCTTCTTCTAGTCCTGGAATAAGCTTGATGATGGAAGGTATATCTTATATGGCTGGAGCTGAGCTTCCTTGTGTCATTTTAAATATAGTTCGCGGTGGTCCGGGCTTAGGAACCATACAACCATCCCAATCAGACTATTTTCAAGCTACGAAGGGAGGTGGCCATGGGGATTATCGCATGTTTGTTCTAGCACCTGCTAGTGTGCAGGAGATGGCTGATTTTGTCCCACTTGGTTTTGATATCGCTTTTAAATATCGAAATCCAGTCATGATTCTTAGTGACGGAGTCATTGGACAAATGATGGAAAAAGTAGAACTATTTGATCCTATTCCACGAAGAACAGAGGAAGAAATTATAAAACAATGCCCATGGGCTACAACAGGAAAGACTCCAGATCGTCAAAGGAATATTATTACTTCCTTAGATCTCGATCCTGCTAGACAAGAAAAGCACGTATTAAAACTCAAAGCTAAATATGAAAAAATGCAAGAAGACGTACGATATGAGGAAATCGAAGTAGAAGATGCTCAATATTTATTGATTGCTTACGGTTCAAGTGCTAGGGTTTGTTTGAAAGCTGTTAAATTGTTGCGAAATGAAGGTTACAAAGTAGGGTTATTTAGACTAATTACTTTATTTCCTTTCCCTTATAAAAGAATTGAAGAACTTTCACATCAAACCAGAGGGATGATGGCTGTTGAAATGAGTCTTGGTCAGATGGTAGAAGATGTTATGCTTGCTGTTGGAAAGGATCAAAAAGTGATACATTACGGACGGGTTGGTGGAATTGTTCCCAATCCTATTGAAATAGCAAATGCTATGAAAACCCAAATCATTGGAGGGTAA
- a CDS encoding DUF4270 domain-containing protein, translating to MKKIILFSIIVGFLLYSCQHNEDIGWEIYPPDEEISGLKVDTFTIIAYTQKTDSVRSDRTAQSLAGIYVDPIFGTTYAAFCTQLNLPTTSVVFPQDIIVDSLVLHLEYFYIYGFPKENNLITYQVRELVSNVKDTIYYSNNPFEVGQLLGSATVTPDLQDSVYINNRRFPAQLRIKLSNQFAKKIVEAAHEGLLYNNATFTSFIKGIAILPVYEGGTGCLASFDVTSNNSGMTLFYRTNGENRSYTFKITKTTPRYTFFSHNYQYSHPDLISQLNGDTTIGQKILFLQSMAGTKVIIKFPGIHNFLNGKVIINQAKLVIPIEATDHTSNTYPVPKIISILRINSKGQFEATLDYGASSSELNKPNYDANNKFYSLLFTLELQNIIKKHDSTATYALMVNGNAVNPHRVVLSGPQNLIQPMKLIVYYTPIK from the coding sequence ATGAAAAAAATTATTTTATTTTCCATCATCGTGGGTTTTTTACTATACTCATGCCAGCATAACGAAGACATTGGTTGGGAAATTTATCCACCTGATGAAGAGATCTCAGGCCTCAAGGTAGATACTTTTACCATCATAGCCTATACTCAGAAAACTGATAGTGTTCGTTCCGATAGAACTGCTCAGAGTTTAGCCGGTATTTACGTGGATCCTATTTTTGGGACAACTTATGCTGCTTTTTGCACTCAGCTCAACCTTCCTACTACCAGTGTTGTATTTCCTCAAGATATTATTGTAGATTCTCTTGTCTTACATTTGGAATACTTTTACATCTACGGCTTTCCCAAAGAGAATAACCTAATCACTTACCAAGTACGCGAACTCGTTTCTAATGTTAAAGATACCATTTATTATTCTAACAACCCTTTTGAAGTAGGACAGTTACTTGGCTCTGCTACTGTTACACCAGACCTACAAGACAGTGTATATATAAACAATCGTCGATTTCCTGCGCAACTCAGAATAAAGCTTTCGAACCAGTTTGCTAAAAAAATTGTGGAAGCTGCTCATGAAGGGCTACTATATAACAATGCCACATTTACAAGTTTTATTAAAGGTATAGCTATTTTACCCGTTTATGAAGGGGGAACCGGCTGTTTAGCATCGTTTGATGTTACTTCAAACAATTCCGGTATGACATTGTTTTACCGTACCAATGGAGAAAACCGCTCCTATACGTTCAAAATTACCAAAACAACTCCCAGGTATACATTCTTTTCCCACAATTATCAATATTCCCACCCTGACCTTATATCTCAATTAAACGGTGACACAACAATAGGACAAAAAATTTTATTTCTGCAATCCATGGCTGGAACCAAAGTGATAATTAAATTTCCAGGTATACATAATTTTTTGAATGGAAAAGTAATCATCAACCAAGCCAAGCTTGTAATTCCTATAGAAGCTACAGACCATACTTCCAATACCTACCCTGTACCTAAAATTATTTCTATTCTACGAATCAATTCAAAAGGTCAATTCGAAGCTACGCTTGATTATGGTGCTAGTAGCTCGGAATTAAACAAACCAAACTACGATGCTAACAATAAATTTTATAGTCTTTTGTTTACTCTTGAGTTACAGAACATTATTAAGAAACACGACTCCACTGCAACCTATGCACTCATGGTCAATGGTAATGCTGTTAATCCCCATAGAGTGGTTCTCTCAGGTCCACAAAATCTTATTCAACCAATGAAATTAATTGTTTATTATACACCAATAAAATAA
- a CDS encoding amidophosphoribosyltransferase: protein MSDHLLHECGIAFIHLRKPLEYYLNKYGLSYYGIEKLCLLMEKQHNRGQDGAGFACLKLGLQPGEIYFHRERDNSALPIIHIFDRVFSTFKELEKTGSPRFYDVQYLKKHNPYVGEIYLGHVRYGTYGKNDIDYLHPQMRFNNWKTRSLFVAGNFNLTNTQQLLDKLISLGQHPIRKGDTFILMELIGYYLDEENDQIYRKYKNEGLSRVEISRRIADELDLTKVLKRASDGWDGGFVIAGLVGHGDGFVLRDPYGIRPCFYYADEEVIAVASERPVLQTTFDIKTEQVKELEPGFALVTKYNGDYRVERIFDSVPRYSCSFESIYFSRGTDAEIYEDRKRLGKFLVKDVLKAIDYDLENTVFSYIPNTALVAFLGLYEGLLEFCLQNSVEEILSLHEINRENIFKILEKRPRIAQIAVKDMKLRTFITNDKDRDGLVTHIYDVTYGVVREGIDNLVVVDDSIVRGTTLKNSIIKMLDRLQPKHIVFVSSAPQIRYPDCYGIDMAKLKDLVAFQAAIELLKETKQTHIIDEVYRLCVAQRNKEDKDIENFVKRIYAPFTEEEIARKVAELVTPPGTKAKVTIIYQSIDNLHKALTRNHGDWYFSGDYPTPGGNRVVNNAFLNYVKNIDERPY from the coding sequence ATGTCTGATCATTTATTGCATGAATGTGGCATTGCTTTTATACATCTTCGAAAGCCATTAGAATATTACTTAAATAAATACGGACTTTCCTATTATGGGATAGAGAAGTTGTGTTTGCTCATGGAAAAGCAACACAACCGAGGGCAAGATGGGGCTGGCTTTGCCTGTCTTAAGTTAGGACTTCAACCTGGAGAAATTTATTTTCATAGAGAAAGAGATAACTCTGCATTGCCTATTATCCATATTTTTGATAGGGTTTTTTCTACATTCAAAGAGCTAGAAAAAACAGGGTCACCACGTTTTTATGATGTTCAATATTTAAAGAAACATAATCCTTATGTAGGAGAGATTTACCTTGGGCATGTACGGTATGGGACCTATGGGAAGAACGACATTGATTATTTACATCCGCAAATGAGGTTCAATAATTGGAAAACCAGGAGTTTATTCGTGGCTGGGAATTTTAACCTAACCAATACACAACAACTTTTAGATAAGCTTATATCGTTAGGTCAACATCCCATACGCAAGGGAGATACATTCATTCTAATGGAACTTATCGGTTATTACTTAGATGAGGAAAATGATCAGATATATAGGAAGTATAAAAACGAGGGTCTATCTCGCGTCGAAATCTCCAGGAGGATAGCAGATGAACTTGACTTAACTAAAGTGCTCAAAAGAGCTTCCGATGGATGGGATGGAGGTTTTGTTATTGCAGGACTCGTCGGGCATGGTGATGGTTTTGTGCTGAGGGATCCATATGGTATACGACCTTGCTTTTATTATGCGGATGAAGAGGTAATAGCAGTGGCTTCAGAAAGACCAGTACTTCAAACTACTTTTGATATTAAGACTGAACAAGTCAAGGAGCTTGAACCAGGGTTTGCTTTGGTAACGAAATACAACGGAGATTACCGTGTTGAACGCATATTCGATTCTGTTCCCAGGTATAGTTGTAGTTTTGAATCTATCTATTTTAGTCGTGGAACTGATGCTGAAATATATGAAGATCGTAAACGACTCGGAAAATTTTTAGTGAAAGATGTGCTTAAGGCTATAGATTATGACCTTGAAAATACAGTCTTTTCTTATATACCTAATACAGCTCTTGTGGCTTTCTTAGGCTTATACGAAGGCTTACTTGAGTTTTGCTTGCAAAACAGTGTAGAAGAGATCCTTTCATTGCATGAAATTAACCGAGAAAATATTTTCAAAATTTTAGAAAAACGGCCCCGGATTGCTCAAATTGCAGTTAAAGACATGAAACTTCGAACTTTTATTACTAACGATAAAGATAGAGATGGCTTAGTAACACACATTTATGATGTGACGTATGGTGTCGTTCGTGAGGGAATCGATAACCTTGTAGTTGTGGACGACAGCATCGTGCGTGGAACAACTTTAAAAAATAGCATCATTAAAATGTTGGACAGACTTCAACCTAAGCACATCGTATTTGTTTCTTCCGCGCCTCAGATCAGATATCCTGATTGTTACGGTATAGATATGGCAAAACTCAAAGATCTTGTAGCCTTTCAAGCAGCTATTGAATTACTAAAGGAAACGAAACAAACACATATTATTGATGAGGTTTATCGATTATGTGTTGCGCAACGAAATAAAGAGGACAAGGATATAGAAAATTTTGTTAAACGTATTTATGCACCTTTTACCGAAGAAGAAATAGCCCGAAAAGTAGCTGAACTAGTTACACCACCAGGGACAAAAGCTAAGGTTACTATTATTTACCAGTCGATCGATAATCTTCACAAGGCTCTTACTCGCAACCATGGAGATTGGTATTTTTCGGGAGATTATCCTACACCGGGCGGAAATCGTGTGGTCAACAATGCGTTTTTAAATTACGTCAAGAACATTGATGAAAGACCTTATTGA
- a CDS encoding TIGR02757 family protein — protein MKFHPDSLKEYLLEKADYYNQPFFMQDDPIWVVHQCSTTRDVEIISFLITTFAWGNRKAIIKAAQQLLKLLDNSPYDFIKNANHHEIRQIEKFVYRTICGDDIIELIYFLRNLYKNDEMGLIRTFNPSLEPDSSKHAFVYIQHFLKKLHVGIRNPHTRHHFPITSCTSPAKRLNLFLRWMVRRDKYGVDFGIWSNYFSSASLVIPLDVHVMRTVRFLGLTRAIHPSRKVALELTDYARSIKPDDPAFLDYAFFGISYYEKIVSQGIFT, from the coding sequence ATGAAGTTCCATCCTGATTCTCTAAAGGAATATTTGCTCGAAAAGGCTGATTATTACAATCAGCCTTTTTTTATGCAAGATGATCCCATTTGGGTTGTACATCAATGTTCGACTACCCGAGATGTAGAAATCATTTCATTTTTAATAACCACCTTTGCCTGGGGCAATCGCAAGGCTATTATTAAAGCAGCACAGCAACTGTTAAAGTTATTGGATAATTCACCTTATGACTTTATAAAAAATGCAAACCACCACGAAATACGTCAAATTGAGAAATTTGTATATAGAACCATATGTGGTGATGATATAATAGAGTTGATATATTTTTTGCGTAATCTATATAAGAATGACGAAATGGGTTTAATTCGTACTTTTAATCCATCTTTAGAACCGGATTCATCTAAGCATGCTTTTGTTTATATCCAACATTTTTTAAAAAAACTTCACGTTGGCATCAGAAACCCACATACACGACACCATTTTCCTATAACATCTTGCACTAGTCCAGCTAAACGATTAAATCTTTTCTTGCGCTGGATGGTTAGAAGAGATAAATATGGAGTAGATTTTGGCATATGGAGTAACTATTTTTCTTCCGCTTCACTAGTAATACCACTTGATGTACATGTCATGCGAACTGTTCGTTTTTTGGGTTTAACTAGGGCAATTCATCCGTCTCGTAAGGTTGCTTTAGAATTAACGGATTATGCGCGTAGTATTAAACCAGATGATCCTGCTTTTTTGGATTATGCTTTTTTTGGAATTTCGTATTATGAAAAAATTGTAAGCCAAGGAATTTTTACCTGA
- a CDS encoding 2-oxoacid:acceptor oxidoreductase family protein, with translation MNEEILIAGFGGQGVLSMGKILAYSGMLQGLEVSWFPSYGPEMRGGTANVTVILSDDRISSPVLTEFDTVIVLNQQSLDKFEKAVKKGGILIFDPNGIIKPPTRKDIEIFSIPATKKASEFGLVKIFNMMVLGGYLKIKPLVSLDYIETGLKKSLPERHHKLIPDNMKAVYIGQEIIEKYEVPS, from the coding sequence ATGAACGAGGAAATTTTAATAGCAGGATTTGGAGGACAGGGTGTTTTGTCGATGGGAAAAATATTGGCTTATTCAGGTATGCTTCAAGGTCTTGAAGTGAGCTGGTTCCCTTCTTATGGACCTGAAATGCGAGGAGGGACTGCAAATGTTACAGTTATTTTAAGTGATGATCGTATAAGTTCACCTGTGTTAACTGAATTTGATACGGTCATCGTTCTTAATCAGCAATCGTTAGACAAGTTTGAAAAAGCAGTAAAAAAAGGTGGTATACTTATTTTCGATCCCAATGGGATTATTAAACCTCCTACTAGAAAAGATATAGAAATTTTTTCAATTCCTGCAACTAAAAAGGCTTCAGAATTTGGACTTGTCAAGATCTTTAACATGATGGTTCTAGGTGGTTACCTCAAAATAAAACCTCTTGTTTCTCTTGATTATATTGAAACGGGTTTAAAAAAATCCTTGCCAGAACGACATCATAAGTTGATTCCTGACAATATGAAAGCTGTTTATATTGGTCAGGAGATCATAGAAAAATATGAAGTTCCATCCTGA